TTTGCAAGGATTAATGTGGCCTAATGCTCCAGAAATTTTAGCAAAAGCAGCTAAAGATCATAATGTTCCTTTTATTTTAAGTACGGTAACTACTACTAGTATAGAGCGTATTTCTGAAATTACTGAAGGTGATTTTTGGTTTCAATTATATCATCCAACAGCAGAAGATGTAAAAAGAGATGTAATAGACAGAGCTGAAAAAGCAGGTTGTGATGTGTTGGTCATTTTAGCTGATGTACCTACGTTTGGTGTAAGACCAAGAGATACTCGTAATGGATTAGGAATGCCACCAAGAATGACATTAAAAAACATTATAGAAGTATTAAAGCATCCTCATTGGGCAGCACTAACATTAAAACATGGTCAGCCTAATTTTGAAACGATGGCTAAATACATGCCTAAGGGAATGAATTTACAGCAATTAGCTCAGTTTATGGATGCCACTTTTACAGGTAGATTAAACGAAGAAAGAATTGCTTCTATTCGTGAACAATGGAAAGGTAAATTAGTAATCAAAGGAGTAGTAAGCGAAGAAGATACAGAGAAAGCAATTAAGTTAGGAGTAGATGGATTAATTGTTTCTAACCACGGAGGACGTCAGTTAGATGCTGGTCAATCTTCAATTGTTCCTATGACTAATTTGGCTGAAAAGTATGGAGATCAAATTAAAATTATGGTAGACTCTGGTTTACGTGGAGGTCCAGATATTGCTAGAGCTATGGCTAGTGGAGCAGAATTCACTTTTATGGGTCGTAGTTTTATGTACGGTGTAGGGGCTTTAGGTAAAGAAGGAGGAAATCATACTATTTCTTTAATGAAGCGTGAATTACAACAAGTAATGGAGCAAATTTGCTGTCAACATACAGGGGCTTTTAAACCTCATTTAATTAAGTAATAAACTAAAAAAAACCTCAGCAAAATGCTGAGGTTTTTTGTTTTTAATAACTGTGGGTTATTTGTTACCCAACATCATTAGTTCGTTAACCACAATTTTAGTGGTGTATCTCTTGTTTCCTTCTTTGTCTTCCCAGCTATCGTTGGTTATTTTTCCTTCTATGGCAATTTGACTTCCTTTGTCTAAATACTTTTCTACAATATCTGCGGTTTTGTTCCAACAAACTAAATTGTGCCATTGTGTATCTGTAACACGTTCTCCTTGATTGTTGTAATAAGTGTCTGTGGTAGCTATAGAAAAATTAGCTACTTTTTTGTCTTTTCCAAAAGTCTTAATTACAGGTGTTCCTCCTAAGTTTCCAATTAACTGTACTTTGTTTCTTAAATTATTCATAACGTAAATTTTTAAAGATTAATAATGTTTTTTACTGTTTGATACTGCAAAGATGAGGTGACTTAAAACTTTTACTCGGTTGATAAATATTTGCTTTCGTATATAAACGATTGTAGTCGTTTACAATCGGTTTTAGTATATTTATAGAATATCATATAATATGAAGCTATGGAAGAAAAATATTGCTTAGAATGTGGAGAAAAAGTTGTTGGGAGGTCTGATAAAAAATTTTGTAACGATCAGTGTAGAAACGCTTATAACAATAAACTTGAAGTTGGTAATAAGAGTTTGGTAAGAAACATAAACAATGCCTTAAAAAAGAATTATAAGATATTGTGTGAGTTAAATACTACAGGAAAAACCAAAGTGCATAAAAACACAATGGATGAGAAAGGATTTAATTTTAATCTATATACCAATATTTATCAAACCAAAACAGGCAATCAATATTACTATTGTTATGATGAAGGTTATTTGCTTTTAGAAGGAGATTATGTTTTGTTGGTTAAGAAATAATTTTAATTTTTTTGGCAGACGTTTTTCGGGTGATTAACATAGGAAATGAAACTCCTGCGGTTAATGATATGATCACAAAAACGGCAATTGTAGCATTGTTAATTGTTTGGTTCAAAACAAGGTCATAAGTTTCGGTACTTATTTCGCTTGTTAGCTCAATAAACCCTAACATGGTTTTATAAGCAAAAGCTCCTGGAATCATAGGGATTACTGCTGGA
Above is a genomic segment from Wenyingzhuangia fucanilytica containing:
- a CDS encoding alpha-hydroxy acid oxidase, producing the protein MEIKINTKYPSMDDLRKRAMVKMPKFAFEYLDGGCNEDINLDKNRTDLQKIELMPQYLSKFDKSSMETELFGKTYSAPFGIAPVGLQGLMWPNAPEILAKAAKDHNVPFILSTVTTTSIERISEITEGDFWFQLYHPTAEDVKRDVIDRAEKAGCDVLVILADVPTFGVRPRDTRNGLGMPPRMTLKNIIEVLKHPHWAALTLKHGQPNFETMAKYMPKGMNLQQLAQFMDATFTGRLNEERIASIREQWKGKLVIKGVVSEEDTEKAIKLGVDGLIVSNHGGRQLDAGQSSIVPMTNLAEKYGDQIKIMVDSGLRGGPDIARAMASGAEFTFMGRSFMYGVGALGKEGGNHTISLMKRELQQVMEQICCQHTGAFKPHLIK
- a CDS encoding single-stranded DNA-binding protein, coding for MNNLRNKVQLIGNLGGTPVIKTFGKDKKVANFSIATTDTYYNNQGERVTDTQWHNLVCWNKTADIVEKYLDKGSQIAIEGKITNDSWEDKEGNKRYTTKIVVNELMMLGNK